Proteins encoded by one window of Vitreimonas flagellata:
- a CDS encoding C13 family peptidase: MARFWMLIAAVLALSAPAYAQQQRDPFNGQFGVIELAAPPAEAARLAKLMGDSLNGLAAQRPGQLDVYMISAGFWSDAVFERETTQAAEILGAHFGEAAQGRSIVLSAGGQGARNYPAATPDNFSAAIGQIGATIDPNEDLVVLFLTSHGSPDGSIALREHNRLGASMRPTHLRDMLNAAGIRNRVIIVSACFSGAFIAPLMDDNTIILTAAQHDRSSFGCQPQRDWTFFGDALFSHNLRNGESLLEAFDRAKVLIERWEREQRLTPASNPQRHVGARAADMLRRAERAAR; the protein is encoded by the coding sequence ATGGCCCGTTTCTGGATGTTGATTGCTGCGGTCTTGGCGCTTTCGGCGCCGGCTTATGCACAGCAGCAGCGCGATCCGTTCAACGGGCAGTTTGGCGTCATCGAGCTCGCGGCGCCGCCGGCGGAAGCCGCGCGTCTGGCCAAGCTCATGGGCGATTCCCTGAATGGCCTCGCGGCGCAGCGTCCGGGCCAGCTCGATGTGTACATGATCAGCGCCGGCTTCTGGAGCGACGCGGTCTTCGAGCGCGAGACGACGCAAGCGGCGGAAATTCTTGGCGCGCATTTCGGTGAAGCGGCGCAGGGGCGCTCCATCGTCTTGAGCGCGGGCGGACAGGGCGCGCGCAATTATCCGGCCGCGACCCCGGACAATTTCTCCGCCGCGATCGGCCAGATCGGCGCGACCATTGATCCGAATGAAGATCTGGTCGTGTTGTTCCTGACGTCACATGGTTCGCCCGATGGTTCGATCGCGCTCCGCGAACACAATCGCCTTGGCGCCTCGATGCGACCGACGCATTTGCGTGACATGCTCAACGCCGCCGGCATCCGGAATCGCGTGATAATCGTCTCGGCCTGCTTTAGCGGCGCGTTTATTGCGCCTTTGATGGACGACAACACGATCATCCTTACTGCCGCGCAGCACGATCGGTCGTCATTTGGTTGTCAGCCGCAGCGTGATTGGACCTTCTTCGGCGACGCCTTGTTCAGCCACAATCTGCGCAATGGCGAGTCGCTTCTCGAAGCGTTTGATCGCGCCAAGGTGCTGATTGAGCGTTGGGAGCGCGAGCAGCGTCTGACGCCAGCCTCGAACCCGCAACGCCATGTCGGTGCGCGCGCTGCTGATATGCTGCGCCGCGCGGAACGCGCCGCGCGCTAA
- a CDS encoding thioredoxin domain-containing protein, with the protein MLDRRTFTIGAGALALTAGAAWAQNSDEMFTLGAANAPLHLVEYASATCPHCAHFHETNWARLKSGYIDTGRVRYTLREMVTPPPPVAVAMFQVARCNGADAAEYYRRLGILFERQRAILSSGSMAGVRDALFAVGAEWGLSNEQIWASITDQAGAARVGRSIQEASARGVNSTPTFYLNDQHLADPTFLTPDGMAAILDAAG; encoded by the coding sequence ATGCTAGATCGGCGTACCTTTACGATTGGCGCAGGCGCACTGGCGCTTACAGCAGGCGCGGCGTGGGCGCAGAATTCGGACGAGATGTTCACATTGGGCGCGGCGAACGCGCCGCTACATCTGGTCGAGTACGCTTCGGCCACCTGCCCCCATTGCGCGCATTTCCATGAGACCAATTGGGCGCGGTTGAAGAGCGGCTACATCGACACTGGCCGCGTGCGTTACACGCTGCGCGAAATGGTGACGCCGCCGCCGCCCGTGGCCGTCGCGATGTTTCAGGTCGCGCGCTGCAATGGCGCGGACGCTGCCGAATATTATCGCCGCCTCGGCATCCTGTTCGAGCGCCAGCGCGCCATCCTCTCCAGCGGCTCGATGGCTGGCGTGCGCGACGCGCTGTTTGCCGTCGGTGCGGAATGGGGCCTTAGCAACGAGCAGATCTGGGCCTCGATCACCGACCAGGCGGGCGCCGCGCGCGTGGGCCGATCGATCCAGGAGGCCTCAGCGCGCGGCGTGAACTCGACCCCGACCTTCTACCTGAACGACCAGCACCTAGCCGACCCCACCTTCCTCACCCCGGATGGGATGGCCGCCATTTTGGACGCCGCCGGCTAA
- a CDS encoding Lrp/AsnC family transcriptional regulator: MSEELDAVDARILDLLQRDASLSIAEIAEKVGLSSSPAWRRIERLKKAGVIQKQVTLLDQEKLGFNFEVMASVKLQLPSRENLEKFENAVKEWPEVVDCATVTGAVDYMMRIVTRDMHAYDDFLRDKMLALGLVSDVQSRIVMRVSKRTTAAPLELVLGDLKEG; this comes from the coding sequence TTGTCCGAAGAGTTGGACGCGGTCGATGCCCGCATCCTGGATTTGCTGCAGCGGGACGCCAGCCTATCCATCGCAGAAATCGCTGAAAAAGTTGGCCTTTCATCGTCGCCGGCATGGCGGAGGATCGAGCGGCTGAAAAAGGCCGGGGTGATCCAGAAGCAGGTCACCCTGCTCGATCAAGAAAAGCTCGGTTTCAACTTCGAGGTCATGGCCTCGGTGAAGCTGCAATTGCCCTCGCGCGAGAACCTCGAAAAGTTCGAGAACGCCGTGAAGGAATGGCCGGAGGTGGTCGATTGCGCCACCGTCACCGGCGCCGTCGATTACATGATGCGGATCGTGACGCGCGACATGCACGCGTATGATGATTTCCTGCGCGACAAGATGCTGGCGCTTGGCTTGGTCTCAGACGTGCAATCACGCATCGTCATGCGTGTCTCAAAGCGTACGACGGCGGCGCCGCTTGAGCTTGTGCTCGGCGATCTGAAAGAAGGTTAG